The Plectropomus leopardus isolate mb unplaced genomic scaffold, YSFRI_Pleo_2.0 unplaced_scaffold6384, whole genome shotgun sequence sequence attattattaattcatttcacACAATTAACTACAAACACAGCCAGAAGATATACAAAAACACTTGTAAAATACTTACAGGAATTTTCCATTTGTACGGGAGCCGTTTTGAAGCCTGGGCTCAGAGTCCTCTCTGGTTATCGATCCATGGAACCAGGGCATTTTTTCATGTGCAGTGGTGGAGATGAGCTTCTCCAGCTGAGGCCTCTGGCTGATGATGGCCTGCTCCAGAGCTGCTCCCTGCACATACACACGAGCTATGTGCATACACTTATAATGACAATATGAAGGCCAAGCCTTTTCTCACCTGTTTTCAACAGTATTATTACAGCAACCTCTACAGTTACCGTTTCCATCTTTACTCCTGCCAAGGAGGTTATgtgttcagttcattttacataatcaaatgtaaaaatacaatgaCTCCATATCACAATCCACATTCACGGGTACAAGTTATCCTCTGCATAACCTACACATGGAGCTGGCAGACCCTTCTCATTCCGAAGACATTAAATACTGCCGCTGTTGATGTGATTTTGGGATAAGGtcctgacacaaaaaaacacttttcatgtcCACATGAAAGGTCGTTGGATGGGGTCAGCTGAGAATGCTGCTGCACAGAACCGttcgcagtgttattatacgccacAGGACGGTTGGACGGCACCTGCcacggcagcatgatacacagaTGGGTGGCATTAGTTGAGAATGCAGCCGGATGGAACCTGTCGTGTCTGCATAATACACCGCTGGATGGTGTCACTGCCGGTACTGATGTCATATAGTGAGCataaaggtccctatagggcaggcaGGAAGGGCGGTGGATGAATCCAACACTATTAACTTTCATttccggtgtttgcttcccatctgaatgtgatgtcttttttcttcttaccatgtgcctattttgcctaaacctgaccatctgtgccagcatgtgcgtttatAGATGTCCTGGAGTTGGCTGCCAtgtgttgccatgtgcttttgttgacaataCACGGAAGCTGCATCCCCAGAAGGTCAATAGCAGAAACAAAGGGATACAGATACAAAAGGCCactgtgacgacttgggatgagaatgtgttggagcTGCTTTTTCTCAAACTATAAAGGTATGGCGACTCACGCATTAAAGTCTGTGGTTTCTTAGACCAATTCACtgcccctcctgcctgctctaTAGAtgccctcatgctccttatgttgttaccagcagcattttaacctgacactgtcctgctgtgttcatgtagacgcaacaggttctgtccaaCTGTATCCTGAAGTGATGCTGCCCGTCCCCTTATCATGCTAGCTCTGtccgtccagcagcatatcatatGGACgggaaaggtggctttttgtgTTGGGATGTAGGGCTTAAAGCAccaacaaagcagcaatatttaaCAACTTCACAAACTTTAGAGGTGATAGCACATTTAGTAAATCTTGAGTTGGACAGTTCATTGTCAACCTTGGAAAAAGTAAATTATCTCAAGGTCCACAAGTGTTCTTTTTAAACCATCCGAACGGTAGagtaatttttttcaatcatcagctatttaactattttgtaaaataatgttaGGAAAACTACAGTTCATTACagcttcagttttattttttgtattgccATCTCTCATTTGCATTCACCAAAGTGATTACTGAGACCTGGAAACACAGAGGTCTCACTAAAAAGAAGTAAGAAGGGTCAAGAAACACAATACTTAAAATGCCACTCAAATTATATGTTGTAAACACCCCTCTTCGTCTTGTAGATATCCTAACTGGCTTTGACTTCCAGGGTAGAGTTAAAACTAACCTGCAGGTTCCATGTCTGCTTCACATACTCTCGGATCAGTTTCTCCTTCAGGTCCTCAAACGGCCCCACCTTTGGCTGCATGTTCTTGGGCCTGTTGCAGGGTTTCTTTAGCAGACACACAAGGCCGTCCGTCTCCTGGGAGTGGTAGTCGATCACATCCACAGGGCTCCTGTGGCTTTTACCTCCAGCGATAGCATATGTGTCATTGGGTTCTCTTTCAATGGTGTAGTGGTAGCAGCGGCCTGAATGCAACACAGACAGTGCAAAGCCACCCAGATAGTTTCGGCTTTGCCGTAGCAGGTACAGGCCGTTACTTGTGCCCCCCTGCTGCAGGTagtcctctgcctcctccctgGTGATGTTTCCATAGAAGAATGGCAATGCATTCACCTCGTCAGCCATGTTGGCTTCTGGATAGTTGACCCCCTCTCAGCCACCAGGATGCAATtgccctgaaaaacaaaaggaaaaccaGAAACAATCAGGATTAATTGCACTGTTGGCACTAGTCgacttttgtcttcttttcatcGTCTGATTCAGCATCTTATAGTCTGGCAGTGAGAGAAATCACTCGAccggcagttcagctcagtccaccagaaggaaaaaacagaagagaaaagcaaacaaatgactgAAGTCACTCGGACGTGAAATTAAAACAGACTTGTTATATTAGGTAAGATTATTAGATCGAACTaggatttaaatattttcttcattaaacTTGTGTGACACTGAGTAAATCTgcaggattatttttttatccattgAGCAGAAAtagtttataatatttttaatgtttactaGCGTATGGTGAATattatttgttctttcaacattgggtTGTGTTGTGTCACCACTTTGTGTCCTTCtctcccctctgctcctccGTCCACTCACAGCCCACATTACTCACCACAACCTCCATTCTCATGTCCTCGCTGACCTGCTGACTTACATCTCATTTTCACTCTCAATATCTGATCACTAATGTTCCACAGAGACAGCTTTCAAAATATATCAGATTAAACTTTGAGCTGATTTGCGAGAACCACTAAAACAGATATTTCTCTCACTTACAGAACAGCGCACAGTCTTTAACCTGAAGGCTCCAGCCTGCAAAAAGCTCAGTCAAAAAATGGTGACTGGACTGTATTTCTACCGCACTTTGCACttttatcacttttcttttatattttttctaaagaGAGCACAACTCACTTCAGAGCCACTCATTcatctctacacacacactgaaacagagAAGTCGCATGAAGTGTTGGGCTGCACATCAGGAGCAGTTTGGGGTCTAACATTAGCTGTCACACGGCGGTCTGCAAATACACCACGTACTGACAGTTACAAATGTGCTGGGACACATAACAGCAAACTGTGCTTCC is a genomic window containing:
- the LOC121939860 gene encoding tyrosine-protein kinase SYK-like yields the protein MADEVNALPFFYGNITREEAEDYLQQGGTSNGLYLLRQSRNYLGGFALSVLHSGRCYHYTIEREPNDTYAIAGGKSHRSPVDVIDYHSQETDGLVCLLKKPCNRPKNMQPKVGPFEDLKEKLIREYVKQTWNLQGAALEQAIISQRPQLEKLISTTAHEKMPWFHGSITREDSEPRLQNGSRTNGKFL